One segment of Antennarius striatus isolate MH-2024 chromosome 5, ASM4005453v1, whole genome shotgun sequence DNA contains the following:
- the LOC137594845 gene encoding death-inducer obliterator 1-like isoform X3 — MEENATSELPVAPEPEQNQDQMDSCSQDSGEVDSEQKQQLHTESENVAKETLDDPEKSSKPNTEIKKTWGFRRSTVAKREMPVETTDTLESRCPVRRSGRQPKRTDKLEEFLSTTKRGARKSAPPTLESGDHPSQNLTDAETASEASFDGNADPKAIEDKVESPERRTRSSTRRQTQQRSGGRQTRRSGTVTVKDEESSDEEDSSPAAKKDHIREKNVEKGSEDVGLTHTEQSQQELESEKAGVVEQRKEPGVKNEKVEAEKQTGIEMEKDKTSRETKPKVTQVSGKTCKSLAEEDDDYDDEEDDDEDDDDDESTTSSSSSSFDSDEGGYDPNALYCICRQKHNKRFMICCDLCEEWFHGDCVGITEARGRLMERNGEDYICPNCTMKKNQLVKPATSVLSGNAETGRLRTNPVPSVSAATAGKTNVSGVESCQSVVVTSQPSAGNEEKSIEDQGIKGRIEKATNPTGKKKIKIFQPAMQQQPAGPKAVLKTAQTVVKRMAPSAEQKTPPDGEQKVASNVEVKTTPQAERPEVNAGQKAEDDSSLPKCIGPGCDNNAQPDSVYCGNDCILRHAAAAMKSITDVKEPKPKDPTPKPKSAVKRSSTGGRKTHKMTQDDSDSEEDYSPNPYDDDEDEHAVEQRPSPSTASWSSDHNYIAVIPEKTTPISPTVLNKKSPPKEEKPSEKEQKEEKEAAPVKAAEKPPSSSTRQVKGNTKIPTSKASPVSTKDKKPSSKSSSVKVHKKPSAPQNKAAKSKKPGSSSTHTPSPLPPGPIHVTGALRVTKSNFTIPKKQQQPKDAPSETKSSSRVPSSPASSAPSSHSSRSHHSAASAPPVLPPPPNNQMRQNIRRSLTDILYKRVSDSDDLKMTESEVGRLAVAIEKEMFNLCLSTDSKYKNKYRSLMFNLKDPKNKGLFYRVVGGEISPFRLVRLSAEELLSKEISEWRKPDAPEEQSASGRAQSGQYKLGSRHDSGSHSVDMDEAPPTSDADVCISATTSSARMASAADQDETLSASTQPAADGNSSSSMPDFFNNMLKDTTSEHRTHLFDLNCKICTGQKMEDEPTAKKIKPNKRPENKPPRQDLHSSRSGDIQVPTTYQHQDSYGYQNVILPSSQSNLEPAVPESQPQLEDFSMPILKARAPVTPTVSSISNTRRDPRMARHGSGVTVTYTAPEKSLNYSTEPLAAPVVAPVEVGPKALPMPPAPPPSVAVSKPVKSSTSEPPPEGETAIFLHGQEKIWKGLMYMPSVASIVTKAYLVSGSFEHLKEDLPDTINIKGRIPPNTVWDYVGKLKTSLSKELCLIRFHPATEEEEVAYVSLFSYFSSRKRFGVVADNKRRIKDLYLIPLSSKDPLPSKLLPFDGPGLEPARPNLLLGLLICQKDRKRAGGPVEIEEKRSRTQTKDADDTSLSKPSSMTTDRSKRQSLDIPFSLTASASPAPSSAETLSSSVTTSSVLSLLSSVTPTTTGKDSPSSSSATASSALTATPLQTILNTIFRNKKLDSEASNSPSDQTELPIPPVAMLDPIVRQHAESSKDIQMEDDDDRPYDPEEEYEPSKGYNTCMKPAEVISKPELSKKAEVAPDEGDDVAYDPEDDSIFEDVKTLVPCQTEAVADPQKILSSIKDIGDQTLQKQGKTRTSRWSPAPSLILPETLLNPPATSLLANTQLLQLGRKVEELVKSSSVSPAINQRRDPRHRDPRQATSSRTLSDEPEEKEEISSLELEPTPTQPVVQEPHLSNVAEAPDASKDPETLLREEEIKNEILPFMESSKVEVSIPLLGEEVEPDMEVNYLVEEEEKIEEAEPVKAETDMDKYNIWPNAASILKVGEDLEYEEKSQDLPTSSYYNEPTNNSESIITSTIPVLTQSTAMVESQPHHHQHHMQASGFDNYRPPADISLPSNFPPPHLIQGQNLIIRPPMMPMPPPMQSLPPISGPPQLQGPPPSIHVPPPVRGPPPMQGDSGQQYGPPSAVYPPYQNQWPGNQPPPPQQQQLQQQQQHLPGPPPQNILPPRGPLPPPFPPMAQGAPTRQMFDHNIPPQHIGQQGPPLGLPPPPASSFDGQSSLPPPRYGGPPPPFSFPANRVPPPSFAGPPPAHFEHRVPPPSHFPGARGPPPSQYGDNEVPSQRVDQSRSPAEQYNKDLNSFKLNVDQNQNPLHMFQDSQGPPPGPPYRGIPPIQYEDTKSHPSSGEMSLQHFTHNQYGSSRVLASPPHRGSFDELRGPPSHENRPHPAHFGVSERYRFDRLSDEARPVRHSGPLLPTPQESLLGPSNRMGGHSPDLHRDDHWLRLSPEMRRRTSTTRLDSEPRIFSRIEGSLRELASGTLQSSEERPRELSEDRRRERDHPGRLSWDRGPVKRWSREREWDRSREKDLERERSRDRDRSRGKDGERQRESEGERNRNQDTDKRRDRDRERDKEKDRDRDKERDRDKDKERDRDKDRDKDRDRERDKDRDKDRDKDRDKDRDKDRDKDRDKDRDRDRDRDRDRERDKERDKERDKERDKERERDKDKERDRDRDKERDRDKERDRDKERDKDRDREKDRDRDRDRDKERDRARDSDRRDNDRDRGRNRERERERERERDKRRDRSRSRDRDRDRDRGKDRGRDRDRERDRDKDKDKDKDKEKDRDRDKERDRRDRSRSREKRDEKKDSKLASSKEGEKAAVNDNTS, encoded by the exons ATGGAGGAGAATGCAACCTCTGAGCTCCCTGTAGCTCCTGAGccagaacagaaccaggacCAAATGGATAGCTGCTCTCAAG ATTCTGGAGAAGTGGATAGtgagcagaagcagcagcttcACACTGAGAGTGAGAATGTGGCCAAAGAGACATTAGACGACCCAGAGAAGTCTTCCAAACCCAACACTGAAATAAAGAAGACTTGGGGTTTTCGACGGTCCACTGTTGCAAAGAGAGAGATGCCAGTGGAGACAACTGACACTTTGGAAAGCCGTTGCCCTGTGCGCCGCAGTGGCAGGCAACCTAAACGGACTGACAAACTAGAAGAATTTCTCTCGACTACCAAAAGAGGGGCAAGAAAGAGTGCTCCTCCCACCCTGGAAAGTGGAGATCATCCTTCCCAAAACCTAACCGATGCAGAGACTGCTTCAGAGGCCAGCTTTGATGGTAATGCTGATCCCAAAGCAATAGAAGACAAGGTAGAGTCCCCAGAGAGGAGGACAAGAAGTAGCACAAGAAGGCAGACACAACAGAGATCAGGTGGTAGACAGACCCGAAGAAGTGGTACAGTGACCGTCAAAGATGAGGAAAGCTCTGATGAGGAAGATTCAAGCCCTGCTGCTAAAAAGGACCACATACGggagaaaaatgttgaaaaggGTTCAGAAGATGTAGGATTAACTCACACAGAGCAATCTCAGCAAGAGCTGGAATCTGAGAAGGCCGGGGTTGTTGAACAGAGGAAGGAACCAGGAGTTAAGAATGAGAAAGTGGAGGCTGAGAAACAGACTGGCATAGAGATGGAAAAGGACAAGACAAGCAG GGAGACCAAACCCAAAGTTACCCAGGTTTCTGGAAAAACATGCAAGTCCTTGGCAGAAGAAGACGATGACTATGAcgatgaagaagatgatgatgaagatgacgacgacgacgaaTCTACAACATCTTCGTCATCGTCATCCTTTGATTCAGACGAGGGAGGTTATGACCCTAATGCACTTTATTGCATCTGTCGCCAGAAGCACAACAAAAG GTTCATGATCTGCTGTGACCTGTGTGAGGAGTGGTTCCATGGAGACTGTGTGGGCATCACTGAAGCTCGTGGGCGCCTAATGGAGAGAAATGGTGAAGACTACATCTGCCCCAACTGCACTATGAAGAAAAACCAGTTGGTCAAACCTGCCACGTCCGTCCTTTCTGGAAATGCAGAGACCGGGAGGCTCAGAACCAACCCTGTTCCATCAGTTTCTGCTGCCACTGCAGGGAAAACCAATGTCAGCGGAGTCGAGAGTTGTCAGTCAGTTGTTGTGACATCCCAGCCCTCTGCAGGAAATGAGGAGAAGTCAATAGAAGACCAGGGCATCAAAGGCCGGATAGAAAAAGCAACAAACCCAAcagggaagaagaaaataaagattttccAACCG GCTATGCAGCAGCAACCAGCTGGGCCGAAAGCGGTACTGAAAACAGCTCAAACGGTGGTTAAGAGGATGGCGCCCTCAGCAGAGCAGAAAACCCCACCAGACGGCGAGCAGAAAGTGGCATCTAATGTGGAAGTGAAGACAACGCCACAGGCGGAGAGGCCAGAGGTGAACGCCGGGCAGAAAGCAGAGGACGATTCTTCCCTTCCCAAATGTATTGGGCCAGGCTGTGATAATAATGCCCAGCCAGACTCTGTTTACTGTGGAAATGACTGTATTCTGAGACATGCGGCTGCTGCCATGAAGTCCATCACTGATGTCAAAGAGCCAAAGCCGAAGGACCCGACCCCGAAACCAAAGTCTGCAGTTAAG AGGAGCAGCACCGGTGGAAGGAAGACGCATAAGATGACCCAGGACGATTCAGACAGCGAGGAAGACTACAGCCCAAATCCGTACGACGACGATGAAGATGAGCATGCTGTGGAACAACGGCCCTCGCCGAGCACCGCGTCCTGGTCCAGCGACCATAATTACATTGCAGTAATACCAGAAAAGACTACACCCATATCACCAACAGTTTTAAACAAAAAGT CACCCCCAAAAGAAGAGAAGCCCAGTGAAAAGGaacagaaggaggagaaggaagcgGCCCCAGTGAAGGCTGCTGAGAAACCTCCCTCGTCATCAACAAGACAAGTCAAAGGAAACACGAAGATCCCCACCAGTAAAGCAAGCCCAGTTTCCACAAAGGACAAGAAGCCTTCCTCAAAGTCTTCCAGCGTGAAGGTGCACAAGAAACCTTCAGCACCTCAGAACAAAGCAGCAAAGTCCAAGAAACCAGGCTCATCATCCACCCACACAccatctcctctccctcctggtCCGATCCACGTCACAGGAGCGCTCAGAGTCACCAAGTCTAATTTTACAATTcccaaaaaacagcaacaaccaAAGGATGCTCCGTCGGAAACCAAGTCCTCCTCCAGAGTCCCATCATCTCCAGCTTCTTCAGCTCCCTCGAGTCACTCCTCCAGATCCCACCATTCAGCCGCTTCAGCGCCCCCTGTGCTGCCACCACCGCCCAACAACCAGATGAGACAGAACATCCGCCGTTCGCTGACTGATATTCTCTATAAGAG GGTTAGTGACAGTGAtgatctgaaaatgactgagagCGAGGTGGGAAGACTGGCAGTCGCCATCGAAAAGGAAATGTTCAACCTCTGTCTCAGCACAGACAGCAAGTACAAGAACAAATACAGGTCCCTTATGTTCAACCTGAAAGATCCCAAGAACAAA GGTTTGTTCTACAGGGTGGTGGGTGGTGAAATCAGTCCCTTCAGACTGGTGAGACTGAGTGCCGAGGAGTTGCTTTCAAAAGAGATATCAGAGTGGAGAAAGCCAGATGCTCCTGAG GAACAATCTGCCAGTGGAAGAGCCCAATCAGGGCAGTACAAGCTGGGCAGCAGGCATGACTCTGGCTCGCATAGCGTGGATATGGATGAAGCCCCTCCAACATCCGATGCAGATGTATGTATCTCTGCCACCACTTCTTCTGCTCGCATGGCCTCTGCTGCA gatCAGGATGAGACTTTGTCGGCTTCCACTCAGCCTGCAGCAGATGGGAACAGTAGCAGCAGCATGCCAGACTTTTTCAATAACATGCTCAAAGACACAACTTCTGAACACAGGACTCACTTATTTGATCTCAATTGCAAAATATGCACAG GTCAGAAGATGGAAGATGAACCTACAGCAAAGAAAATCAAGCCAAACAAGAGGCCTGAGAACAAACCACCCAGACAAGATCTGCATTCGTCCAGGTCAGGAGACATCCAGGTCCCAACAACTTACCAGCACCAGGACTCCTACGGCTACCAAAACGTCATCCTTCCATCCTCCCAATCAAACTTGGAGCCAGCTGTCCCAGAGTCACAGCCGCAGCTGGAAGACTTCAGTATGCCCATTCTTAAAGCTAGGGCCCCCGTCACCCCAACTGTGTCATCTATCAGCAACACCCGCAGAGACCCACGCATGGCCAGGCATGGCTCCGGGGTGACGGTCACTTACACTGCTCCGGAAAAGTCCCTAAATTACTCCACGGAACCACTCGCAGCTCCTGTTGTTGCTCCAGTAGAAGTCGGACCCAAAGCACTACCGATGCCTCCGGCTCCACCGCCTTCTGTCGCTGTGTCTAAACCCGTGAAATCCAG TACATCCGAGCCTCCACCTGAGGGCGAGACTGCCATCTTCCTTCATGGTCAAGAAAAGATTTGGAAAGGACTTATGTACATGCCCTCGGTGGCTTCGATAGTGACCAAAGCTTATTTGGTGTCGGGATCTTTTGAGCATCTGAAGGAG GATTTGCCGGACACCATTAATATCAAGGGACGAATTCCTCCAAACACGGTGTGGGACTATGTTGGGAAACTAAAAACGTCCCTCTCCAAG GAGCTGTGTCTGATCCGTTTTCACCCAgccacagaggaagaagaggtggCATACGTCTCTCTTTTCTCTTACTTTAGCAGCAGGAAAAGATTTGGTGTGGTAGCTGACAATAAACGTCGCATCAAAGACCTTTATCTCATTCCACTGAGCTCAAAGGATCCACTACCCTCCAAACTCTTACCATTTGATGGGCCAG gacTTGAACCAGCTCGGCCCAACCTCCTCTTGGGGCTATTGATCTGTCAGAAGGATAGAAAACGAGCTGGTGGTCCTGTGGAAATTGAGGAGAAACGGTCCAGGACTCAAACCAAAGATGCAGATGACACCAGCCTTTCAAAGCCATCTTCAATGACGACAGACAGAAGCAAACGACAGAGTCTTGATATCCCTTTCAGCCTGActgcttcagcttcacctgcaCCCAGCTCTGCTGAGACCCTGAGCAGCTCGGTGACCACCTCCTCAGTACTGTCCCTTTTGTCCTCTGTCACACCGACTACCACTGGAAAGGACTCTCCATCGTCATCCAGCGCCACTGCTTCCTCTGCATTAACTGCCACTCCTCTTCAAACTATCCTAAACactatttttagaaataaaaagctCGACTCTGAAGCTTCCAACTCTCCCTCTGATCAGACTGAACTCCCTATCCCACCTGTTGCGATGCTAGACCCGATTGTGCGACAGCATGCCGAAAGTTCTAAGGACATACAgatggaggatgatgatgaccgACCTTATGATCCAGAAGAAGAGTATGAACCGAGTAAGGGATACAACACGTGCATGAAACCTGCTGAAGTAATAAGTAAGCCTGAACTCTCAAAGAAAGCTGAGGTTGCGccagatgaaggtgatgatgtggcGTATGACCCAGAAGATGACTCAATTTTTGAAGATGTCAAAACGTTAGTGCCCTGTCAAACTGAAGCTGTAGCTGATCCACAAAAAATCTTGTCAAGCATCAAGGACATTGGGGATCAGACACTCCAGAAACAAGGAAAAACAAGAACTTCCAGATGGAGTCCTGCTCCATCACTAATACTTCCTGAAACGCTCTTAAACCCACCTGCTACGTCACTTTTAGCCAATactcagctgctgcagcttgGCAGAAAGGTTGAAGAACTAGTGAAGTCTTCATCAGTATCTCCCGCAATTAACCAGAGGAGAGATCCCCGACACAGGGATCCAAGGCAGGCTACCAGTAGCAGGACACTCTCCGATGAAcctgaggagaaagaggagataTCTTCTCTGGAATTGGAGCCTACTCCTACACAACCCGTTGTTCAAGAACCGCATCTGTCGAATGTTGCCGAAGCCCCGGATGCCTCAAAAGACCCAGAGACTCTGCTCcgtgaagaagaaataaaaaatgagataCTACCTTTCATGGAGTCGAGCAAGGTGGAGGTGTCGATTCCATTATTGGGTGAGGAGGTGGAACCTGATATGGAGGTTAACTATTTGgttgaggaagaagagaaaatagAGGAAGCGGAGCCAGTTAAGGCTGAAACAGACATGGACAAGTACAATATTTGGCCAAATGCTGCCAGTATTTTAAAAGTTGGTGAGGACCTGGAGTATGAGGAGAAAAGTCAAGATTTACCAACTTCGAGTTATTATAATGAGCCCACAAACAATAGTGAGTCCATTATCACATCGACAATTCCAGTCCTCACTCAGAGCACAGCTATGGTTGAAAGTCAgccccatcaccaccaacatcacATGCAAGCATCAGGCTTCGATAACTACAGACCTCCAGCTGACATCTCCCTGCCATCCAACTTTCCCCCTCCCCATCTGATCCAGGGACAAAACCTGATTATTAGACCTCCAATGATGCCTATGCCACCACCCATGCAGAGTCTTCCTCCGATATCAGGTCCACCTCAATTGCAAGGaccccctccatccatccatgttccaCCCCCCGTACGTGGTCCTCCACCCATGCAAGGTGACAGTGGCCAGCAGTATGGTCCCCCTTCAGCGGTATACCCTCCCTATCAGAACCAGTGGCCAGGGAACCAGCCCCCACcaccccagcagcagcagctgcagcaacagcagcagcatctacCTGGACCGCCACCGCAAAATATCCTGCCACCCAGGGGACCATTGCCACCACCATTTCCTCCAATGGCGCAGGGAGCCCCTACTCGTCAAATGTTTGATCACAACATTCCCCCTCAGCACATTGGACAGCAAGGCCCCCCTCTAGgcctccccccacctcctgcATCTTCATTTGATGGACAGAGCAGTTTGCCTCCGCCAAGGTACGGTGGTCCTCCACCGCCATTCAGTTTCCCTGCAAACAGAGTTCCTCCACCATCTTTCGCTGGGCCTCCTCCTGCGCACTTTGAACACAGAGTCCCACCTCCGTCCCACTTTCCAGGTGCCAGAGGTCCCCCGCCATCTCAGTATGGTGACAATGAAGTTCCATCCCAAAGGGTAGACCAGTCTCGAAGCCCTGCAGAACAGTACAATAAAGACCTTAACTCATTTAAGTTAAATGTGGACCAAAATCAAAACCCTCTCCATATGTTTCAAGACAGTCAGGGTCCCCCACCTGGTCCTCCTTACCGTGGAATTCCTCCCATCCAATATGAGGACACAAAATCTCACCCCTCTAGTGGCGAGATGAGCCTACAGCACTTCACACATAACCAATATGGGAGCTCCAGAGTACTCGCTTCACCACCGCACCGAGGGTCCTTTGATGAGCTCAGAGGACCTCCCTCTCATGAGAATAGACCCCACCCAGCTCACTTTGGAGTATCTGAACGTTATCGCTTCGATAGACTTTCTGATGAGGCGAGACCTGTCCGACACAGTGGACCACTGCTGCCAACTCCTCAAGAAAGTCTTTTAGGTCCTTCAAATCGTATGGGAGGCCACAGTCCAGATCTGCACCGGGACGATCACTGGCTCCGCCTATCTCCtgaaatgaggaggaggaccagCACCACCCGGTTGGATTCAGAACCCCGCATCTTCAGTCGCATTGAAGGAAGTCTCAGAGAACTTGCTTCTGGTACCTTACAATCATCTGAAGAGAGACCAAGGGAACTTTCTGAGGACCGTCGAAGGGAAAGAGACCACCCTGGCAGGTTGTCGTGGGATCGGGGTCCAGTTAAGAggtggagcagagagagagagtgggataGAAGCAGAGAAAAGGACCTTGAACGAGAACGAAGCCGTGACAGGGACAGGAGCAGAGGGAAAGACGGAGAGAGGCAAAGGGAGTCCGAAGGAGAACGGAACCGGAATCAAGACACAGACaaaaggagagacagagacagggagagagacaagGAGAAAGACAGGGACAGAGACAAGGAGAGAGATAGGgacaaagacaaggagaggGACAGAGACAAGGACAGAGACAAGGACAGAGATAGGGAGAGAGACAAGGACAGAGACAAGGACAGAGACAAGGACAGAGACAAGGACAGAGACAAGGACAGAGACAAGGACAGAGACAAGGACAGAGACAGGGACAGAGACAGggacagagacagggagagagacaaggagagagacaaggagagagacaaggagagagacaaggagagagaaagggacaaAGATAAGGAGAGAGACAGGGACAGAGacaaggagagagacagagacaaggaGAGAGACAGGGACAAGGAGAGAGACAAAGATAGAGACAGGGAAAAAGACAGGGATAGAGACAGGGACAGAGACAAGGAGAGAGACAGGGCCAGGGATTCTGACCGGAGGGACAACGACCGTGACCGAGGGAGAAACCGGGAACGAGAACGCGAAAGAGAGCGAGAACGAGACAAGCGCCGGGACAGATCCCGAAGCAGGGATCGTGACCGGGACAGAGATCGTGGGAAGGACCGGGGCAGGGACAGGGACagggaaagagacagagacaaagacaaagacaaggacAAGGACAAGGAGAAAGACAGGGACAGAGATAAAGAGCGGGATCGTCGGGATAGGAGCAGaagcagagaaaagagagaCGAGAAAAAGGATAGTAAACTTGCGTCATCCAAGGAGGGCGAGAAAGCTGCAGTGAATGACAACACGTCTTAG